The proteins below are encoded in one region of Leptospira sp. WS4.C2:
- a CDS encoding BtrH N-terminal domain-containing protein yields MILTKLSPFFGVHCETTATGTLLKHIGMDFSEPMLFGLGEGLSFIFWNMKTMDFPFIGGRIKPDQLTVNIAKNLNLKLKIQETASKTKAWSSVRDLIDQGTPVGLKLDSFYLEYFSKPFHFAGHYVALYGYDESNAYLVDTKQQGSKVHTSLKSLELARSEKGPMASKNLFYTIEPGKKSQELAKLVRLAAKNNAREYLNPPITNVSYKGIIKLASQLEKWFHSSSDPKRDFSTTAMMMEKAGTGGAIFRNLYRDFLLEAYAITKDPIFQNAHKQFKEITSHWTEIVSLFEELGETGQLRLLGEIKDLLHLVSELEFSSMNELLKLKEK; encoded by the coding sequence ATGATCCTAACTAAACTTTCTCCTTTTTTTGGTGTCCACTGCGAAACTACCGCCACCGGAACACTTTTAAAACATATCGGAATGGATTTCTCCGAACCTATGTTATTCGGCCTTGGGGAAGGTCTTAGTTTTATATTTTGGAATATGAAAACGATGGATTTCCCTTTTATCGGTGGAAGGATCAAACCAGACCAACTAACGGTAAATATAGCAAAAAATCTAAACTTAAAATTAAAAATTCAAGAAACCGCTTCGAAAACAAAGGCTTGGTCTTCTGTTCGGGATTTAATTGATCAGGGAACTCCTGTTGGATTAAAATTGGACTCTTTTTACTTAGAGTATTTTTCGAAACCATTTCACTTTGCTGGCCACTATGTAGCTCTCTATGGGTATGATGAGTCTAATGCCTATTTGGTTGATACCAAACAACAAGGATCCAAGGTACATACCTCTTTAAAAAGTTTGGAATTGGCACGAAGCGAAAAAGGACCTATGGCTTCCAAAAATCTTTTTTATACAATTGAACCTGGAAAAAAATCACAGGAGCTCGCAAAGCTTGTGCGGTTGGCCGCAAAAAACAATGCACGTGAATATTTGAACCCACCGATTACTAATGTTTCCTATAAAGGAATTATAAAATTAGCATCTCAATTAGAAAAATGGTTTCATTCCTCTTCTGATCCCAAGAGAGATTTTTCAACCACAGCGATGATGATGGAAAAGGCAGGAACAGGCGGTGCCATTTTTCGAAACCTATATCGAGACTTTTTATTAGAAGCTTATGCGATCACAAAAGATCCGATCTTCCAAAATGCCCATAAACAATTCAAAGAGATAACAAGCCATTGGACAGAAATTGTTTCTTTGTTTGAGGAATTAGGGGAGACAGGTCAATTAAGATTGCTCGGGGAAATAAAAGACCTTCTCCATTTAGTTTCTGAATTAGAGTTTAGTTCTATGAACGAATTATTGAAACTAAAAGAGAAATGA
- a CDS encoding SDR family NAD(P)-dependent oxidoreductase, protein MRWINSARSSFDFSMMGVANLADLKEKYGDQVLTLELDVTKPNQVKHVVEQAHSHFGRLDIILNNAGYSLVGTIEEASGDEVRALYETNIFGSLSVIQAALPLLRKQGGGHIIGVSSTLGHVSMPLIGYYCSSKWAFEAIHESLASEVKPFGINVTLIEPGAYATEFGSPESLKFTSSLEPYSNLKNQVLERLKTTQRGDPNATLEALFKMIDAENPPLRFFLGSQNLPLVRATYADRLKTWEAWEEVSNSAQGSL, encoded by the coding sequence ATGCGGTGGATAAATTCAGCAAGAAGTAGTTTTGATTTTTCGATGATGGGTGTGGCAAACTTGGCAGACCTGAAGGAAAAATACGGCGATCAAGTTCTAACTCTTGAGCTCGACGTGACAAAACCCAATCAAGTCAAACATGTTGTCGAACAAGCCCATTCACACTTTGGCAGACTAGACATTATTTTGAACAATGCAGGGTATTCGCTTGTGGGCACCATTGAAGAAGCAAGCGGAGACGAAGTTCGAGCACTTTACGAAACTAATATTTTTGGCTCACTTTCTGTGATCCAGGCTGCATTACCGTTATTACGCAAACAAGGTGGCGGTCATATCATCGGTGTTTCAAGCACCTTGGGGCATGTATCGATGCCTTTGATTGGGTATTACTGTTCCTCAAAATGGGCTTTCGAAGCGATCCATGAAAGTTTGGCAAGTGAAGTGAAACCCTTTGGTATCAACGTTACACTCATAGAACCTGGCGCCTATGCTACGGAATTTGGAAGCCCAGAGTCATTGAAATTTACATCAAGTCTCGAGCCCTATTCAAATCTCAAAAATCAAGTCCTAGAGCGATTGAAGACGACACAAAGAGGAGATCCGAATGCGACACTAGAGGCTTTATTTAAAATGATCGATGCAGAAAATCCACCACTCCGTTTTTTTCTTGGCAGTCAGAATTTACCTTTGGTGCGAGCTACCTATGCAGATCGTCTCAAAACCTGGGAAGCTTGGGAGGAAGTTTCGAACTCAGCACAGGGATCTTTGTAA